In one window of Clavelina lepadiformis chromosome 4, kaClaLepa1.1, whole genome shotgun sequence DNA:
- the LOC143452251 gene encoding saccharopine dehydrogenase-like oxidoreductase, translating to MAFEQKDYDMVIFGATGFTGKFVVEEVKRISAEESVSFTIAGRNRSKLIQVLQETGLENLSNDIIMADVNDFQSLLVMCKRAKIVLDCVGPYRFFGEQVVRACVEAKANYVDISGEPQFLENMQLKYNDMAEAAGVYIVGACGFDSIPSDMGALFTKQQFPGTLNSIKSYLNILSGPRGAGLHFATYESAVYGISDVSSLKKIRRAFGFKPLPLVGPKLKLEGMFHYSSPLRCYAMHFLGADAAVVRRSQRIIYETFDEPPVQYSMYSCVGSIWSVIKMVIFGSIFMMLAKSAWGRSLLLKHPKFFTGGRCSHEGPSRKQMEETSFTLTMYGEGYSDGNPDLGRKDKPDKKMTVRISAPEPGYIATPICLVQAALVILKETECLPPKGGVFPPGAAFCKTTLINRLQRNRINFAVISN from the coding sequence ATGGCTTTCGAACAAAAAGATTATGACATGGTCATCTTTGGAGCCACTGGCTTCACAGGAAAATTCGTTGTCGAAGAAGTGAAGCGAATTTCTGCTGAAGAGAGTGTGAGTTTTACGATTGCAGGAAGAAACAGAAGTAAGCTTATCCAAGTACTTCAAGAAACCGGTTTGGAAAATTTGTCCAATGATATCATAATGGCTGATGTGAATGACTTTCAGTCATTACTGGTAATGTGCAAACGAGCTAAAATCGTCTTGGACTGTGTCGGACCATACAGGTTTTTTGGTGAACAAGTGGTGCGGGCTTGCGTAGAAGCTAAAGCAAATTATGTGGACATTTCGGGTGAGCCGCAGTTTCTGGAAAATATGCAGCTAAAGTATAATGATATGGCAGAAGCAGCTGGTGTTTACATTGTTGGAGCGTGTGGATTCGATAGCATACCAAGTGACATGGGTGCACTTTTCACTAAGCAGCAGTTTCCTGGAACGTTGAATAGCATTAAAAGCTATCTCAACATTCTGTCTGGCCCACGTGGTGCAGGTTTGCACTTTGCAACGTATGAAAGCGCTGTGTATGGTATCAGTGATGTGTCATCATTGAAGAAAATCCGCAGAGCATTTGGTTTTAAGCCATTGCCACTGGTGGGCCCAAAGCTGAAGCTAGAAGGCATGTTTCATTATTCTTCTCCCTTGAGATGCTATGCAATGCACTTTCTTGGTGCAGATGCAGCAGTGGTTAGACGCTCACAGCGGATTATCTATGAAACCTTTGATGAACCACCAGTCCAATATTCAATGTACAGTTGTGTTGGAAGCATTTGGAGTGTCATTAAAATGGTCATATTCGGCAGCATTTTCATGATGCTTGCAAAAAGTGCCTGGGGTAGGTCGCTGCTGCTGAAACATCCAAAGTTCTTTACGGGTGGTAGGTGTTCACACGAAGGGCCGTCAAGAAAGCAGATGGAAGAAACCAGCTTCACCCTTACCATGTATGGAGAAGGTTATTCTGATGGTAATCCTGATCTAGGAAGAAAAGATAAACCTGACAAGAAGATGACGGTTCGCATATCGGCACCAGAGCCTGGTTACATAGCCACACCTATATGCCTAGTACAAGCAGCTTTGGTGATTCTCAAAGAAACAGAGTGTCTACCGCCAAAAGGAGGTGTTTTTCCACCTGGTGCAGCATTCTGCAAGACAACTTTGATCAATCGACTCCAAAGAAACAGAATAAATTTTGCAGTCATCAGTAACTAA
- the LOC143452153 gene encoding FACT complex subunit SPT16-like, which yields MSLSLDTDAFFKRLKKLYSTWKTSNDDAFSKVDAIIVTMGTDEDVVYSKTSALQTWLFGYELTDTVMVFCKQKVIFLSSKNKVEFLKPSAKKEGNENADGLPPVTLLLKDKQNNDGNFSKISEALHDSGSGKVIGQFKKDKFSTKFIDSWKEHFEKDNFEIVDISPPIALVMAPKDEAEMGMMKRAAAITLEIYSKVFKENLKDVIDADRQVKHMKMAEEIEKALENRSHLKGADPSLVETCYPPIIQSGGSYSLKFSVVSDKNVLHFGCIICMFGIRYRSYCSNVVRTMMVNPTEKMQDTYTFLVELEELIFERLKPGTKLCDVYHAVVSKVQKEKPGLLPNLTKSFGFASGIEFREGSLLINAKNQLKVQKGMVFNINIGLSGLVNSSGDTSKDKNYALFVGDMVVVTEGAALLLTKDKKKARNISIFLKDDSEEESEEDESANEILGRGARGALLKEKTRQEISAEVKRQNHQRELRIDLNKAARERMMNNSTAVESSKTKKSNVAYKSRQLLPVKEPDIYDLKIFIDKKYETVVLPVFGLPTPFHISTIKNISMSTEGDYSYLRINFFCPGSSIIKENQQKFPSTEDTNFIKELTYRALAGRIPGRSESPAANLQLSFRLIKELQKKFKTREDEEREKEGIVKQDKLVINPNKANPKLKDLYIRPNIAHKRMQGHLEAHTNGFRYTSVRGDKVDILYNNIRHAIFLPCDHEMIIVLHFHLKNAMMFGKKRQIDVQFYTEVGELTTDLGKLQHMRDRDDLYAEQAERELRHKLNVVFKSFVDKVETISKGEVEFDSPFRELSFFGVPFRSTCLLQPTSSALINVVEWPPFIATLDQIELVHFERVQFHLKSCDMVIVFKDYKHKVEVINSIPMQSLDPIREWLNSCDIHYTEGVQSLNWTKILKTITDDPEAFFEQGGWSFLEPESDNEGDDSDEEESDFCPEEEASGSAASDESDSDEDYSSDDEDESEYEDEGSLGSDEESGKDWDELEEEARKADAQHNNEEDEDAGRKRKREENSHRKPAKRKR from the exons ATGTCTTTATCACTGGACACCGATGCCTTTTTCAAaaggttaaaaaaactttactcCACATGGAAG ACTTCCAATGATGATGCATTCAGTAAAGTTGATGCCATTATTGTTACAATGGGAACAGATGAAGATGTCGTATATTCAAAAACATCTGCTCTTCAG ACCTGGCTGTTTGGGTATGAACTcactgacacagttatggttTTCTGTAAACAAAAAGTTATCTTTTTGTCTAGCAAAAACAAG GTTGAGTTTTTGAAACCTTCTGCCAAGAAAGAAGGTAATGAAAATGCCGATGGCCTACCCCCAGTGACTCTACTTctaaaagacaaacaaaataatgatggcaatttttcaaagatttctgaAGCCCTGCATGACAGTGGCAGT GGAAAAGTCATTGGTCAGTTTAAAAAGGACAagttttcaactaaatttattGATAGCTGGAAAGAGCATTTTGAGAAGGACAATTTTGAAATC GTTGACATTAGCCCCCCGATCGCATTAGTTATGGCTCCTAAAGACGAAGCGGAAATGGGAATGATGAAGCGTGCTGCCGCAATCACccttgaaatatacagcaaagtttttaaagaaaatttaaaggATGTCATTGACGCAGACAGA CAAGTGAAGCATATGAAGATGGCTGAAGAGATAGAGAAAGCCCTGGAGAATCGTTCCCACCTTAAAGGGGCTGATCCGAGCTTAGTGGAGACATGTTATCCTCCCATCATTCAAAGTGGAGGAAGCTACAGTCTCAAGTTCAGCGTTGTGAG TGATAAAAATGTGCTGCATTTTGGGTGCATAATTTGTATGTTTGGCATTCGTTACCGTTCCTACTGTTCCAACGTCGTGCGGACAATGATGGTGAACCCGACTGAGAAGATGCAAGACACTTACACATTTCTCGTTGAACTGGAAGAATTAATATTTGAAAGACTTAAACCAG GGACCAAGTTATGTGATGTTTACCATGCCGTTGTCAGCAAAGTTCAGAAGGAAAAACCTGGATTGTTGCCAAATCTTACCAAGAGCTTCGGTTTTGCATCTGGTATTGAATTTCGGGAAGGTTCACTTCTGATTAATGCGAAAAATCAACTGAAAGTCCAGAAAG GTATGGTCTTTAACATCAACATTGGCTTGTCTGGTTTGGTGAATTCAAGTGGTGATACAAGCAAGGACAAGAACTACGCACTGTTTGTTGGAGACATGGTAGTGGTGACTGAAGGTGCGGCTTTGCTTCTTACAAAAGATAAGAAAAAAGCACGAAACATCTCCATTTTCCTCAAG gATGACAGCGAGGAAGAAAGTGAAGAGGATGAATCTGCAAACGAAATTCTTGGAAGAGGAGCAAGAGGTGCTCTTCTCAAGGAGAAAACTCGA CAAGAAATCAGTGCTGAAGTGAAACGTCAGAATCATCAACGAGAATTAAGGATTGACCTAAATAAAGCAGCAAGAGAAAGAATGATGAACAACAGCACTGCAGTTGAATCTTCCAA gACAAAGAAATCAAATGTAGCATACAAAAGTCGCCAATTGCTCCCTGTTAAAGAGCCAGACATTTACGACCTTAAGATTTTCATCGATAAGAAATATGAAACTGTAGTTCTTCCCGTGTTTGGTTTGCCCACACCATTTCATATTTCAACTATAAAG AACATCAGTATGAGTACAGAAGGAGATTATTCATACCTCCGTATCAATTTCTTCTGTCCTGGAAG CTCAATTATCAAAGAGAATCAGCAGAAGTTCCCAAGCACAGAAGACACTAACTTCATTAAAGAACT CACCTATCGGGCTCTAGCAGGCCGCATTCCAGGCAGGTCGGAATCACCGGCTGCTAACCTGCAGTTGAGTTTCCGCCTCATAAAGGAATTACAGAAGAAATTTAAAACTCGGGAGGACGAAGAGAGAGAGAAAGAG GGCATTGTCAAGCAAGACAAGCTGGTCATAAACCCCAACAAAGCAAACCCTAAATTGAAAGATCTTTACATCCGACCAAACATCGCTCATAAGAGAATGCAGGGACACTTGGAAGCACACACAAATG GCTTCCGTTACACATCTGTGCGTGGAGACAAGGTTGATATTCTGTACAACAACATCAGACATGCTATTTTCCTGCCATGTGACCACGAGATGATCATAGTTCTCCACTTTCATTTAAAG AATGCCATGATGTTTGGAAAGAAGAGACAAATTGATGTTCAGTTCTACACCGAAGTGGGAGAACTGACAACAGATCTTGGAAAGCTGCAACATATGAGAGACCGGGATGACCTTTATGCAGAGCAG GCGGAAAGGGAATTACGCCACAAACTGAACGTGGTGTTCAAAAGCTTTGTTGACAAAGTGGAGACAATATCAAAAGGAGAAGTTGAATTCGACTCCCCTTTCCGTGAACTATCCTTCTTTGGTGTTCCTTTTCGAAGTACTTGCTTGCTCCAGCCAACTAGCTCTGCTCTTATTAATGTTGTGGAATGG CCTCCATTCATTGCAACGCTGGATCAAATTGAACTTGTGCATTTCGAACGTGTCCAGTTCCATTTGAAGAGTTGCGACATGGTCATTGTTTTTAAGGATTACAAACACAAGGTTGAAGTCATCAATTCTATTCCAATGCAGTCACTGGATCCGATTCGAGAATGGCTCAA CTCATGTGATATTCATTACACGGAGGGTGTGCAATCATTAAACTGGACCAAAATCTTAAAAACAATCACAGATGACCCCGAAGCTTTCTTCGAGCAGGGAGGCTGGAGCTTCTTGGAACCGGAAAGTGAT AATGAAGGCGACGATTCTGACGAAGAAGAAAGTGACTTTTGTCCCGAGGAAGAAGCCTCTGGTTCGGCGGCGAGTGATGAGTCAGACAGCGATGAAGATTACTCAAGCGATGATGAAGATGAAAGTGAGTATGAGGATGAGGGATCGCTCGGTAGCGATGAGGAGAGTGGAAAAGATTGGGACGAATTGGAGGAGGAAGCAAGGAAAG CGGATGCCCAACACAataatgaagaagatgaagaCGCAGGAAGGAAGAGAAAACGGGAAGAAAACTCACATCGAAAGCCTGCCAAGCGAAAAAGATAA
- the LOC143452252 gene encoding BAG family molecular chaperone regulator 1-like, with the protein MELTISVGATRHKVTASLDATVQELMHIVEEKSEIPEHRQKLIFKGVTLTKDPDKLLSESGIKSGSKIMVVGKRYNPDEEEALNKFQSIERDVSKTGQLIADIEKHVDSILKGFMDQKHKAEAYQKIEKEILAHSHSLMKHLENIDSMTVVSDFKDARIKRKVVVDKIQKHLDKCDFALHLIDNEQK; encoded by the coding sequence ATGGAACTGACAATATCTGTGGGAGCTACAAGGCACAAAGTAACAGCATCTCTGGATGCGACTGTTCAGGAGTTGATGCACATTGTAGAGGAAAAAAGTGAAATCCCGGAGCATCGTCAAAAACTCATATTTAAAGGCGTCACATTGACAAAAGATCCAGACAAACTCCTATCCGAATCTGGGATAAAATCCGGAAGCAAGATCATGGTGGTAGGGAAACGTTATAATCCAGATGAGGAGGAGGCattgaacaaatttcaaaGCATCGAAAGGGATGTCAGCAAAACCGGTCAATTGATTGCAGATATCGAAAAACATGTTGATAGCATTTTGAAAGGATTCATGGATCAGAAACATAAAGCCGAAGCATATCAAAAAATCGAGAAGGAAATACTCGCTCATTCTCATTCATTAATGAAACATCTTGAAAATATAGATTCTATGACTGTTGTTTCTGACTTCAAAGATGCCAGgataaaaagaaaagttgttgttgacaaaatacaaaaacacttGGATAAATGTGATTTTGCTCTTCACTTAATTGACAATGAGCAGAAGTAG
- the LOC143451298 gene encoding protein disulfide-isomerase 2-like, producing MNTFFKVFALCLLVNFVRCDDGPAVEEEEGVLVLNEKNFEYVLKNNEHVLVEFYAPWCGHCKSLAPEFAKAATQLNEEGSPIKLAKVDATVEADLAKKYEVRGYPTLKFMKNGNALEYQGGRQAPDIVSWLKKKTGPPCKVLASAEEVKSLKEGSDVVVIAHYEGPDHANFKNYENVAGAIDDVPFGVIYNPEVAASAEVEMNKVVIFKQFDEGRMDYDGDITADADMTKFIKENQLRLVSEFTAETAPKIFGGEIQVHNLLFVSKASTEFNAHYTAFKEAAKQFKGKVLFIYIDTDQEDNKRVMEFFGLTDADIPDYRIIKMSENMAKFKPETKDLGTEAIVKFTNEVESGDAKRHLMSQDIPEDWNKNPVTVLVGKNFNEVALDKSKKVFVEFYAPWCGHCKALKPTWEKLGEKFKDNDDIVIAMMDSTANEVEGIEVQGFPTLKFFPSGEHEQALDYNGERSLDAMVEYVESNGVKVSEDVGDEEEIEEDMLDGEFGDELPEEVEAEMAGKDEL from the exons ATGAATacgtttttcaaagtttttgccTTGTGTCTACTTGTAAATTTCGTTCGTTGTGACGATGGCCCAGCTGTCGAAGAAGAAGAGGGTGTTTTAGTTCTCaatgaaaagaattttgaaTACGTACTGAAGAATAACGAACACGTATTGGTCGAATTTT ACGCACCATGGTGTGGGCATTGTAAATCCCTTGCTCCTGAATTTGCAAAAGCTGCAACCCAGTTGAACGAGGAAGGGTCACCCATCAAACTGGCCAAAGTTGACGCAACTGTTGAAGCCGACCTTGCTAAAAAATACGAAGTCCGTGGTTATCCCACGCTTAAGTTTATGAAAAATGGAAACGCATTAGAATATCAAG GAGGAAGACAAGCTCCTGATATTGTAAGCTggttgaaaaagaaaacaggtCCTCCATGCAAAGTACTGGCTTCTGCAGAAGAGGTTAAATCATTGAAAGAAGGCAGCGACGTGGTCGTTATTGCTCATTATGAA ggTCCAGATCATGCTAACTTCAAGAATTACGAGAATGTCGCTGGTGCCATCGATGACGTCCCGTTCGGTGTTATTTACAATCCCGAAGTTGCCGCTAGTGCTGAAGTTGAAATGAACAAAGTTGTCATCTTCAAacag TTTGATGAAGGGCGCATGGACTACGATGGTGACATTACGGCTGACGCCGACATGACAAAgtttattaaagaaaatcaacTCCGTCTGGTTTCTGAATTCACTGCTGAG acTGCACCCAAAATCTTTGGTGGGGAAATCCAAGTCCACAATCTTCTCTTTGTCTCCAAAGCAAGCACAGAATTCAACGCTCACTACACTGCTTTCAAAGAAGCTGCCAAACAGTTTAAAGGAAAA gttCTTTTCATTTACATTGATACTGACCAAGAAGACAACAAACGTGTCATGGAATTTTTTGGTCTCACTGATGCCGATATCCCCGACTACAGAATTATCAAGATGTCTGAAAACATGGCTAAGTTTAAACCCGAGACCAAAGATTTGGGCACTGAAGCCATTGTCAAGTTCACTAATGAAGTTGAAAGCGGTGACGCTAAG CGTCATTTGATGAGTCAAGACATTCCTGAAGACTGGAACAAAAATCCAGTCACTGTACTTGTTGGCAAAAACTTCAACGAAGTTGCCCTAGACAAatccaaaaaagtttttgttgaattCT ATGCCCCTTGGTGTGGCCACTGCAAGGCTCTAAAGCCAACCTGGGAAAAACTCGGTGAAAAATTCAAGGATAATGATGATATCGTCATTGCTATGATGGATTCCACTGCTAACGAGGTTGAAGGTATCGAAGTCCAGGGATTCCCCACTCTTAAATTCTTCCCCTCTGGTGAACATGAGCAA GCCCTTGACTACAACGGCGAAAGATCCTTGGACGCTATGGTCGAGTATGTCGAATCTAACGGCGTTAAAGTGAGTGAAGACGTTGGTGATGAGGAAGAGATAGAGGAG GATATGCTTGATGGTGAGTTCGGCGATGAATTACCAGAAGAAGTTGAAGCAGAGATGGCAGGCAAAGATGAGTTATAA